One region of Oryza glaberrima chromosome 7, OglaRS2, whole genome shotgun sequence genomic DNA includes:
- the LOC127780710 gene encoding bisdemethoxycurcumin synthase has translation MAPTTTMGSALYPLGEMRQSQRADGLAAVLAIGTANPPNCVTQEEFPDFYFRATNSDHLTALKDKFKRICQEMGVQRRYLHHTEEMLSAHPEFVDRDAPSLDARLDIAAEAVPELAARAAGRAIAEWGRPAADITHLVVTTNSGAHIPGVDFRLVPLLGLRPSVRRTMLHLNGCFAGCAALRLAKDLAENSRGARVLVVAAELTLMNFCGPDEGCFRTLLVQGLFGDGAAAVIVGADAERPLFEIVSAAQTIIPESDHALNMRFTERRLDGVLGRQVPGLIGDNVERCLLDMFGPLLGGGGGEWNNLFWAVHPGSSTIMDQVDAALGLEPGKLAASRRVLSDYGNMSGATVIFALDELRRQRKEAAAAGEWPELGVMMAFGPGMTVDAMLLHATSHVN, from the exons ATGGCACCGACGACGACCATGGGAAGCGCCTTATACCCGCTCGGCGAAATGCGGCAGTCGCAGCGCGCCGAcgggctcgccgccgtgctcgccatCGGCACCGCCAACCCTCCCAACTGCGTTACCCAGGAGGAGTTCCCCGACTTCTACTTCCGCGCCACCAACAGCGACCACCTCACTGCCCTCAAGGACAAGTTCAAGCGTATCT GTCAGGAAATGGGCGTGCAGAGGCGGTACCTGCACCACACGGAGGAGATGCTGTCCGCACACCCGGAGTTCGTGGACCGCGACGCGCCGTCGCTCGACGCGCGGCTGGACATCGCCGCGGAGGCCGTGCCGGAGCTGGCGGCGAGGGCCGCCGGCAGGGCGATCGCCGAGTGGGGCCGCCCGGCCGCCGACATCACCCACCTCGTCGTCACCACCAACTCCGGCGCCCACATCCCGGGGGTGGACTTCCGCCTCGTCCcgctcctcggcctccgcccCTCCGTGCGCCGCACCATGCTCCACCTCAACGGCTGCTTCGCCGGCTGcgccgcgctccgcctcgccaaggacctcgccgagaacagccgcggcgcgcgcgtcctcgtcgtcgccgccgagctcaccCTCATGAACTTCTGCGGGCCCGACGAGGGCTGCTTCAGGACGCTCCTCGTCCAGGGCCtgttcggcgacggcgcggccgccgtcatcgtcggcgccgacgccgagcgcCCGCTGTTCGAGATAGTGTCGGCGGCGCAGACGATCATCCCGGAGTCGGACCACGCCCTGAACATGCGGTTCACGGAGCGCCGCTTGGACGGCGTCCTCGGGCGGCAGGTCCCGGGGCTCATCGGGGACAACGTCGAGCGGTGCCTCCTGGACATGTTCGGGccgctgctcggcggcggcggcggcgagtggaaCAACCTGTTCTGGGCGGTGCACCCGGGCTCGTCGACGATCATGGACCAGGTCGACGCGGCGCTCGGCCTCGAGCCCGGCAAGCTGGCGGCGAGCCGCCGTGTGCTCAGTGACTACGGGAACATGTCTGGCGCCACGGTGATCTTCGCGCTGGACGAGCTGCGCCGGCAgcgcaaggaggcggcggcggcgggtgaatGGCCGGAGTTGGGAGTGATGATGGCGTTCGGCCCGGGGATGACCGTTGATGCGATGCTGTTGCACGCCACCTCTCATGTGaattaa